The following are encoded together in the Pseudomonas sediminis genome:
- the purB gene encoding adenylosuccinate lyase, producing the protein MQLSSLTAVSPVDGRYAGKTSALRPIFSEYGLIRSRVLVEVRWLQRLAAHEGIPEVAPFSAEANALLNELAENFAVEHAERVKEIERTTNHDVKAVEYLLKEQAAKLPELDKVSEFIHFACTSEDINNLSHALMLREGRDSVLLPLMKQLAGAIRELAVKFADVPMLSRTHGQPASPTTLGKELANVVHRLERQIAQVAAVPLLGKINGAVGNYNAHLSAYPSIDWEANARQFIEGDLGLTWNPYTTQIEPHDYIAELFDAIARFNTILIDFDRDVWGYISLGYFKQKTVAGEIGSSTMPHKVNPIDFENSEGNLGIANAIFQHLASKLPISRWQRDLTDSTVLRNLGVGFAHSVIAYEASLKGISKLELNAQKIAEDLDACWEVLAEPIQTVMRRYAIENPYEKLKELTRGKGISPEALLAFIDGLDMPTAAKEELKQLTPARYIGNAVAQAKRI; encoded by the coding sequence ATGCAGCTTTCCTCGCTCACCGCGGTTTCCCCCGTCGACGGCCGCTACGCCGGCAAAACCAGCGCCCTGCGCCCTATCTTCAGCGAATACGGTCTGATCCGTAGCCGCGTACTGGTCGAAGTGCGCTGGCTGCAGCGCCTGGCCGCCCACGAGGGCATCCCGGAAGTCGCACCTTTCTCCGCAGAAGCCAACGCCCTGCTCAACGAGCTGGCCGAGAACTTCGCCGTCGAGCACGCCGAGCGCGTCAAGGAAATCGAGCGTACCACCAACCACGACGTCAAGGCCGTGGAGTACCTGCTCAAGGAACAGGCTGCCAAGCTGCCAGAGCTGGACAAGGTCAGCGAGTTCATCCACTTCGCCTGCACCAGCGAGGACATCAACAACCTGTCCCACGCCCTGATGCTGCGTGAAGGCCGTGACAGCGTGCTGCTGCCGCTGATGAAGCAACTGGCAGGCGCCATTCGTGAACTGGCAGTGAAGTTCGCTGACGTGCCGATGCTCTCGCGCACCCACGGCCAGCCGGCTTCGCCGACCACCCTGGGCAAGGAACTGGCCAACGTCGTCCACCGTCTGGAGCGCCAGATCGCTCAGGTGGCGGCCGTGCCGCTGCTGGGCAAGATCAACGGCGCCGTGGGCAACTACAACGCCCACCTGTCGGCCTACCCGAGCATCGACTGGGAAGCCAACGCGCGTCAGTTCATCGAAGGTGACCTGGGCCTGACCTGGAACCCCTACACCACCCAGATCGAGCCGCACGACTACATCGCCGAGCTGTTCGACGCCATCGCTCGCTTCAACACCATCCTGATCGACTTCGACCGCGACGTCTGGGGCTACATCTCCCTCGGTTACTTCAAGCAGAAGACCGTGGCCGGCGAGATCGGCTCCTCGACCATGCCGCACAAGGTCAACCCGATCGACTTCGAAAACTCCGAAGGCAACCTGGGCATCGCCAACGCAATCTTCCAGCACCTGGCCAGCAAGCTGCCGATCTCCCGCTGGCAGCGTGACCTGACCGACTCCACTGTGCTGCGTAATCTGGGTGTCGGCTTCGCTCACAGCGTCATCGCTTACGAAGCCAGTCTCAAGGGAATCAGTAAGTTGGAGCTCAATGCTCAGAAAATTGCTGAAGACTTGGACGCGTGCTGGGAGGTGCTCGCCGAGCCGATCCAGACCGTCATGCGTCGCTACGCCATCGAGAACCCGTACGAGAAGCTCAAGGAGCTGACCCGCGGCAAGGGCATCAGCCCCGAGGCCCTGCTGGCCTTCATCGACGGCCTGGACATGCCGACCGCCGCCAAGGAAGAGCTCAAGCAACTGACTCCGGCGCGCTACATCGGTAACGCCGTGGCCCAGGCCAAGCGGATCTAA
- a CDS encoding cupin domain-containing protein, giving the protein MNPDTPLQLLGGLTAREFLRDYWQKKPLLVRQAIPDFESPISPDELAGLALEEEVESRLVIEHGERPWELQRGPFNEDTFQDLPERDWTLLVQAVDQFVPEVAELLEDFKFLPKWRIDDLMISFAAPGGGVGPHFDNYDVFLLQAHGHRRWQVGQMCDSDSPLLPHADLKILAQFEPTDEWVLAPGDMLYLPPRLAHCGTAEDDCMTYSVGFRAPSAAEVLTHFTDFLGQFLPDEERYSDADIQPSEDPNQIQRDALERLKALLNEHMSDERLLMTWFGQFMTEPKYPELVAGIEIEEEDFLGALEDGAILIRNPSARMAWSEVGEDLVLFASGQSRLVSARLRELLKLICSADALHVENLGAWLADDEGRTLLWELVKQGSLGFADE; this is encoded by the coding sequence ATGAATCCTGATACTCCGCTGCAATTGCTGGGTGGCCTCACAGCCCGTGAATTCCTGCGTGACTACTGGCAGAAGAAGCCGCTGCTGGTGCGTCAGGCGATCCCGGACTTCGAAAGCCCGATCAGCCCCGACGAACTGGCCGGCCTGGCGCTGGAAGAAGAAGTCGAGTCACGCCTGGTGATCGAGCACGGCGAGCGCCCCTGGGAGCTGCAGCGCGGCCCGTTCAATGAGGACACCTTCCAGGACCTCCCCGAGCGCGACTGGACGCTGCTGGTGCAGGCCGTCGACCAGTTCGTGCCGGAAGTGGCCGAGCTGCTGGAAGACTTCAAATTCCTGCCCAAGTGGCGCATCGACGATCTGATGATCAGCTTCGCTGCTCCCGGCGGCGGCGTCGGCCCGCATTTCGACAACTACGACGTATTCCTGCTGCAGGCGCACGGTCATCGCCGCTGGCAAGTTGGCCAGATGTGCGACTCCGACAGCCCGCTGCTCCCCCACGCCGATCTGAAGATCCTGGCTCAATTCGAACCAACCGATGAATGGGTGCTGGCACCCGGCGACATGCTCTACCTGCCGCCACGCCTCGCCCACTGTGGCACCGCTGAGGATGATTGCATGACCTATTCCGTGGGCTTCCGCGCGCCGAGCGCCGCTGAAGTACTGACCCATTTCACTGATTTCCTCGGCCAGTTCCTGCCCGACGAAGAGCGTTACAGCGATGCCGACATCCAGCCGAGCGAGGATCCCAACCAGATCCAGCGCGACGCCCTGGAACGCCTCAAGGCGCTGCTCAACGAGCACATGAGTGACGAACGCCTGCTGATGACCTGGTTCGGCCAGTTCATGACCGAGCCCAAGTATCCCGAGCTGGTCGCCGGCATCGAGATCGAGGAAGAAGACTTCCTCGGCGCCCTGGAAGATGGCGCGATTCTGATCCGCAATCCCAGCGCACGCATGGCCTGGTCGGAAGTCGGTGAAGACCTGGTGCTGTTCGCCAGCGGCCAGAGCCGCCTGGTTTCGGCCCGCCTGCGTGAGCTGCTGAAGCTGATCTGCAGCGCCGATGCGTTACATGTGGAAAACCTCGGCGCCTGGCTGGCCGACGACGAGGGGCGTACTCTGCTCTGGGAACTGGTCAAACAAGGCAGCCTGGGATTTGCCGATGAGTGA
- a CDS encoding GNAT family N-acetyltransferase, whose protein sequence is MSEITVRVADWHRDNAELRRIRDSVFVAEQSVPPELEWDAEDTDAVHFLAEEGDYPVGTARLLPDGHIGRVSVLKDWRGLKVGEKLMQAVIAEAEKRGLHQQMLTAQVHATPFYERLGFRIVSDEYLDAGIPHVDMVRTSQ, encoded by the coding sequence ATGAGTGAGATCACTGTCCGTGTCGCGGACTGGCATAGGGACAATGCCGAGCTTCGTCGTATCCGCGACAGCGTTTTCGTCGCCGAGCAATCGGTGCCGCCGGAACTGGAGTGGGACGCCGAAGATACCGACGCCGTGCATTTTCTCGCCGAGGAAGGCGATTACCCGGTTGGCACCGCACGTCTGCTGCCCGATGGCCATATCGGTCGCGTGTCGGTGCTCAAGGACTGGCGCGGCCTCAAGGTCGGCGAGAAACTGATGCAGGCAGTGATCGCCGAAGCGGAAAAACGCGGCCTGCATCAGCAAATGCTCACCGCTCAGGTGCACGCGACGCCGTTCTATGAAAGGCTAGGCTTCAGGATTGTCAGCGACGAGTACCTCGACGCCGGCATTCCGCACGTGGATATGGTGCGCACCAGCCAGTAG
- a CDS encoding histone acetyltransferase HPA2 — MNDKDAPVELIDTPDSTELAAIEFESPGRFAVHNPDPITPDAAQWEPAPFMLGQHERLERFSQPQQARAHILALIQQAQRSLCLYSDDLEPWLYHHSSVQQACTRFLLSSPRARLRILLRDPTRAVKEGHRLLALSRRLSSNLHIRKLHPDYANEELAYLIADDRGMFLRPELDQQSGYALYNDPARVRQRQAQFDQAWDTSITDPDLRSFLL, encoded by the coding sequence ATGAACGACAAAGACGCCCCGGTCGAACTGATCGATACGCCAGACTCCACTGAACTGGCGGCCATCGAATTCGAGTCGCCGGGGCGTTTTGCCGTGCATAACCCCGACCCCATCACGCCAGATGCGGCACAGTGGGAGCCGGCCCCGTTCATGCTCGGTCAGCACGAGCGCCTGGAGCGCTTCAGCCAGCCGCAGCAGGCTCGCGCCCACATCCTGGCGTTGATCCAACAGGCCCAGCGCAGCCTGTGCCTGTACAGCGACGACCTGGAGCCCTGGCTCTATCACCACAGCAGTGTGCAGCAGGCCTGCACGCGGTTCTTGCTGAGCAGCCCACGAGCGCGTCTGCGTATCCTGCTACGCGACCCGACTCGCGCCGTGAAGGAAGGCCATCGCCTGCTCGCTCTGTCACGCCGACTGTCGTCCAACCTGCATATCCGCAAGCTTCATCCGGACTACGCCAACGAGGAGCTGGCCTACCTGATTGCCGATGACAGAGGCATGTTCCTGCGGCCTGAACTCGATCAACAATCCGGCTACGCCCTGTACAACGACCCGGCGCGCGTGCGCCAACGCCAGGCCCAGTTCGACCAGGCCTGGGACACCAGCATCACCGACCCTGACCTGCGGAGCTTTCTGCTATGA
- a CDS encoding secretin N-terminal domain-containing protein, with translation MTLRSLFAALLLGLCLPLQAATEVIPLNYRTADDVLGVVQSMLGNEGKVSAYGNQLIINASPVKIGEVRVLLQQLDTRPRRLLITVESADSNYQNDRGYRVDGTLSAGNAEVQVGRGEVNGRDQVRIIRRSTDSRGGGTQQVQATEGYPALIQVGQSVPLTTTSTGPYGQVYQDTQYRDVTRGFYVTASLSGELVHVAISSQRDRVSNSRPGVIDVQSTDTRVSGRLGEWIILGGVSEETSSSGRDVLRRHATQGREDMSLRLKVEAID, from the coding sequence ATGACCCTGCGCTCGCTGTTCGCCGCCCTGCTTCTCGGCCTGTGCCTGCCACTGCAAGCGGCCACCGAGGTAATCCCGCTGAATTACCGCACCGCCGACGACGTACTCGGCGTGGTGCAATCGATGCTCGGCAACGAGGGCAAGGTCAGCGCTTATGGCAACCAACTGATCATCAATGCATCACCGGTCAAGATCGGCGAGGTGCGCGTGCTGCTGCAGCAACTCGACACCCGCCCGCGGCGCCTGCTGATCACCGTCGAAAGCGCTGACAGCAATTACCAGAACGACCGCGGCTATCGCGTCGACGGCACCCTCAGCGCCGGCAATGCCGAGGTTCAGGTCGGCCGCGGCGAAGTCAACGGTCGCGACCAGGTGCGCATCATCCGCCGCAGCACCGACAGCCGTGGTGGCGGCACCCAGCAGGTACAGGCAACCGAAGGCTATCCGGCACTGATTCAGGTCGGCCAGAGTGTGCCGCTGACCACCACCAGTACCGGCCCGTACGGCCAGGTTTACCAGGACACCCAGTATCGCGACGTGACGCGGGGTTTCTACGTGACAGCCAGCCTCTCTGGCGAACTCGTCCACGTTGCCATCAGCAGCCAGCGCGATCGCGTCAGCAACAGCCGCCCCGGCGTGATCGACGTGCAAAGCACCGACACGCGCGTCAGCGGTCGTCTCGGCGAGTGGATTATCCTGGGCGGCGTCAGCGAGGAAACCAGTTCCAGCGGCCGTGACGTGTTGCGTCGACACGCCACCCAGGGCCGCGAGGATATGTCGCTGCGCCTGAAGGTCGAAGCGATCGACTGA